accaaatgccatcaggaaattccttttctggaagagacttctgtctgtccccaaaagataacaagagaatccttatcttatttatatcactctcctgaacctccttacatcactgcatctttgtttttatacaagattgtgctcttgtataaaagagagaactcaaaaatctactcttggcaaaaatgggccttgtaccttgcagccatttttcccaccggctctccggagtttccattctaatcaataaagactatgtttccatacagcattaagtagcaaattcctttgctgccgaacccacccttggttactttggggaaggaaggagagagagaaaaggaactgacccatctctatttagacctcagtttactcctcatcatttacttCTCACAAAGGGACCCCTCATGTCCTGCACATTCTATTGGTTCCTCTTGTTTACTTGAAAGCAGCTGATCTTCTCCTGAGCTTGATGGCCCAACCCAGATGCATTTgcttgctctttctctgtatctgtctctgtctatgtgtgtatgtgtgtgtctgtgtctgtgtctgtgtctctctctttctctctctatttctctttctctgtttttttctccctctatctctctcttcctgtttttttctctctctctttttctgtctctctctttccctcttctcttcctttctctctctctgtctctctctttgtttgtctcctctttctatctctctttctctgtttttctctctgtctctctcctactctcttcctttctctctctctgtctctctctttgtttgtctcctctttctatctctctttctctgtttttctctctgtctctctcctctcttcctttctctctctgtgtctctctttctcactatCTCCTCTTTTTATCTCGGTTTCTCCCTGTTTGCCTTCctacctctctcccttccccccccttaCCTTATCAGTATCCCTGCGATCACGCTGCTGGCCAGTGGTCCCAGCCAGTAAACCCACTGGTAGTTCCAATAATTGGACATCACCGCAGGTCCAAAAGCTCGGGCAGGATTCATGCAGGCTCCAGATATAGCCCCTCTGTGAAGCAGTAGGAACACGCATCTGTAACTATACTTGTCTTATTGTTCACATACACAGGcaagcacacatatacatacacacacacacacacacacacacacacacacacacacacggacatTGACTGATCCCCACGCTCGGAAAGCTCTCCTTCATTGTCTCCAATTCTTAGTTTTTTGGGTTTCTTTTGAGAATCAACTCAAATCCAAGTTCTCTCCTCTCAGTCCCTTCTTTCTAAAATAACCTTCTACAGATAATGTACTGGGTGACCCAAAAAGTATTGTCCCACTTTTAAATTATCAAAACTTAGAATAGTACTGATACTTTGGAGACCCCCTATGTATATTTCAGTGTGAGTTCTTTGAGATCAGGGGCCGTGttactttttaatttgtattctcagtgATTAGCACAACACCTAGCATACAGTAAGTGGTTAATAAGTGCTTAGTATATCTAGAATTCACCTTGGAGTTTAAGTCAAATCACAGTTTTTAGAATGTCATCAGAGTCTCCATGATATTTCCCCAATGTATTCATTTACTTGTAATATCCACATTGGCTGGGACCTGGAGGGGGGATGGGGCAAGGAATCCTAACTTGTTCCTAAACTACTAGAGAAGCCAGCACTGATAAAAGCATTAAGTCTTAATCAGAAACCCTGGGTTCCAATTCTGGCCCCAAAGTTTTCTAAAATGCTTACTAAGAGTGATTTTGGGAAAGGCATTTAACTTtattgaacctcagtttccttgtctgtaaaaatatatttgagatTTAGCATAGTATAACAGTTAAGAGACCTGGTTCTAGAGTCAAGCAGACTCTTATACAGACTGATTGTGTGACCAAGTCATTTACCCTCTCAGAGTCCCATGtgactttctaattttattaagAGGAAGAACAAATGTTAACCAGCTTTGGCAGAAAGAATTTCCTTGCTGATATAGTTccccataccaatgaaataacaGGTCTGGCCCTTATCCATGTCccttattaataatgataattataatatatcTTAATAGGTTTTTgagatttgaattgtttttctctcaACAATTCTGCAAGTCAGACTATGTAAATATTACCATCTTCTTACTAACAAGTTAACTGAGACTAAGGGAAGTTGTGTCCTAAGTATATTGGCACAAAGCCAATAAGCATCTAAGTCTGAACTTTGGGGGAATTCACAGAATCCTAGATTGAGAGCAGAAAGGAACTATTTAGTTCAATCCCTgcattttatagaacaaaatgAAGTAACTCTCCCAGGGTAAAACAGATGTTAAGCAACTAAGACAACTCCCCATGAGTAGAATGTTCAGGTAGGTGCCCATCTGTACTTCCAGCTCTCTCTCAGCCTCACTAAGCCTTAGAGTTATTATTATCAAAGTGAAggtgttgagggcggtagccccttgatattccttgtttgatctccaacttcctttgggacttggatctttgatacaagatctggtcaaactagtagCATCATGTAATTCAAGCCTCCAATTAATTTCAACCCAACTTCTCTGGCTCCAGAGACAGAACTCTTTACCACAGTATCATTCTTTTCTCAAACCCAGGTCTGATTCTAAAGCTGGTGGTCTTTTTAAAAGATGACCCTGCCTCCTGCAGCTTCCAATGAGAGCGTTCCTGAAATTGGGTGCCACCTAAGTCCcctttttcctttagacttgCACTAAGCTCCCATTCTTTTAACTGCCCCCCAGTACCTTTTACTGCTTCTAACTCAGGCAATCATCCTACCCATTATGACTCAACCTACCCTGCTAGGATGTCCACAGTCACAGTGAAACCAATGCAGAATGGAGCCAGTGGGCTCTTGGTCTTCTCATTAATGGCTCCCATACAGACAGCCAAGACCAGGAACAATGTCATGAAGATCTCAGCTACCACAGCACCAGACACCTGGCCATTCTCTCTAATGGTTGTAAAGGCTGCCCCAGAAGCATTTAAGAAACTTTCTTCTGTGCTCACCGCCTAGAAAGAGAAGTATCTCCATTAGTATAGAGACCACAACAGGAACAGAGTAAACAGAGTgtggggagacagagacagagagagggacagagacagagagacagaaaaacagagagagagagagagagagagagagagagacagacagacagacagacagacagacagacaaatagagacacaggaagagacagagacagacagaggcttGGATCAAGGGAATAGTGACAGGAATGGAGAAAAACAGACAAGCTCCTCCTCAAGTTTCAAAAATTGACAAAGGTCAACAACTTATCTTCTGGAAGACCAGGTGCAGGGCAAATGAGCTGAATTGTTTGACAAAGTCTTGAAAGCTTAGATTAGATTGGAATAAATGGATGAACTCAGCCTAAACATCTTTAAATTAAACCTCATCCTGAAATTAAAAACTGTTGCCCTCTAGCTCATAGGCAGAAAGAGGATGGAAGCTTATTTGTTTTGTCTTCTCTGCAAAGACACAATCCAGGATGAAGATCCTTAGCCCATTGGGTAGACCTCTCGGGATAAACTCATAGTAGGACATGGTTAAAAATCACACAGAGTGGAAAGGAATGGATGGACTTTTATCTCGGTCATTGGAAAAAGTATCCATGTCAATAAGATCATGGGTCCACTGGAATATACCATACAACCTCAACTGTCCTTAATCTCtctagggaggaaggaaaaagagttgaaaagaaagagggaagaaaaaaatgacatgatAACAGAATAAGAAGATTTTACACTAAGTTCACAATTATTTATTATAGTTCTCAAAGCTATAGTCGACATCTAGCCAATGGTTCCCGATCTGAAATGCCCCTGCTCAGTCCCAAACCACTGGTGGACATATTACAAAAATTTCTACAATCAATATGCAAATCTATAAACAAATAAACACCAATTTCGATAGGCTGGATGtcttcatataaataaatatcactAGTTTTCAAAAGTATATTGTCATACAAATGCATTAGAAAGCAATACTGGAGTAATAGTAATCTTTGTCCATATGTTATCTCAGTTGATGGTTTCTAATAGCATACTATTATTGTATGGAtgtcttttttttatcttaaaataagattataaCATACCCACATAAATAGTGATCACTAATTTTGTTTAAGGATATGGCAGTGTAGCAGAGATCAAGGGCCATTTAAAACAGGTTAAGATTTAGGCAACTGATGCCTCAGTGAGCATGGAGAGAAAGTGAACAAATGACTAGAACACTTGAAAATccagagatgattttttttttgctttattttacatatgcCACCATGTGCCACCTACCTTGGCCAAAGCAGCTCCTATGATTCCTCCACACAGCTGGGAGATACAGTAGGGGATGAGCATCATGTAATTCAAGCCTCCAATTAATGTCACAGCCAAAGAGACAGCTGGATTGAAATGACCTCCACTGTAACCAacggaaatgaatgaatgaaaaagaatttaataaacaGTACCACAGATCTGCCCTCTCTGAAGCTTTTTTCTTTAAGAGCCAGTGTTATGATAGCAGGAAGTAATAGAAAGAGCTCTGTATTCCAAATCAAAGATCTTGGGTTCTAATTCCAATTCAGCAAGTTACAGatactcagtttcctaatatataaaatataatatactacCTTCCTCCCAGAAATGTTatcctcccagagttgttatgaggatcaaataagataactaCAGACATAAACTCTTTTGTAAAGTactataaatatgagctatttttactttcaatacaGCTAGATCTTGTTTCCAAAGCCATATTCTTTCTACTAGGCCATGTTGCCTCCTTcaatttctattccaaatttgttggaaattggattttttttaaatatccctaCTGGTGTACACTTTGTGGACAAGATCAAAGAAGCACTCATATAGTTCCCTCAGTGAGATAACCTGCATTTCCTTGAGAAGTACCAGGGCTCACAAGCTAGtagattttccatttaaaattttcataatcTAATAAAAGTCAGAGGTCTACTCTGAGAAGAGAGAAATACTCTCTGTTGTTTACAGTGTAAAAGAGAATCATAGATTGGGATTTCAAAGGATACAcagccaactttttttttttttccatatgagggaactgaggtccaGGCCAAGGTTTCACAAGTTGTGAAAGAGGCAAgctttgaacttagatcctccacCTCCAAAGCCAGCCCTCTTTTAACTATAGGTCACAGAAAAATGGCTAATCTGATTTGTCTTTTCAGAGAGCACCGAAGAAGGCTTTCTTATACTTCTCCCACTTGCTTCTACTTTCTGAGAATGCTCCATCTTCCATTTCCATGACGCTACACAGGCTTCTTCTTCTAATCTACTGCATAGCTGCCCTGACCTCCTTCAAGATCCAgctcaaatcccattttctgtaggtttattttatttttttttgtcttctaagCAGTTAGTGcctttccctctgagattccttcctctattttgcatgtatcttgtaaGAAACTAATTATTTACctgttgtttccctcattagaatgtttgTTTCTTAAGAACAGGGATAGTGTATTTatgcttttttgtttctctagCACTCAGCACAATATTAggcataaagtaaaaaaattagcaaataattattgattaaacTTGCATgcctctaattaaaaaaaaaaaaccttgtgatTGTATCTGCTCTTTCATAAATATGCTTCTCCCTTGactttctccctctccatccTCAATCCCTTGGTATTTCCCTTTCTGTCTGTTTATTTTCAACTTTGGGTTTAACTTTATGATCTATCTCCCTCTTGgttggaggagagagaaaaagacagatgcAGCTTCCAGGGTGTCCAAATAAATACAGTCAAAGAAATCACCCTGAAGCACAGaaataagaagcaaaaaataCCATCTGTTTGGATCTGGCTTTTAAAGGCAGTAAGTGAGGTAAGGTTTCCATCAGAAATTCTGCACTGAGGTCTTGCCTCCATGATGACAATCACCCCAATTTTCCTATTTATTAAATGGGCTCTACCTACCACACAAGATTGTTTTGAGGGAAATGTTTTACAGCATTAAAGCCCCATATGATTTCAAAATGAAGACTTTGAAGGATTTGACAATTTCTGAACTCAGAAGAGGTCTAATCCagccttcttattttatagataaggataaTGAGGCCAGatggattaaataatttgcccaggttcacacagctaataagtgtttagGACATGGCTCAAATCCAGATGTTTTTGACCCTAAGTCCATTACTCTACTAATTATAGCATGCTATCTCTCAAATTACCCTATGGCCCCTATTTATGTTGGCTTGATCCCTGGAAGGTGTTGACTTGGATATGGACTCCATATGACCCCCAGGTCAGTATACATAAAGCACAATCCCATAGACTTTTGTCAATGATCCAATATTCAAAGATCCAAAGAATGTCTTACCTGATATTTCCCAAAAAAGCAATGGTGAGCCCAAGGGCCAGACCATGAGCCAGTGCAGGCTGCAGCCGTCCGAGCCCCTCAACATTCTCGATGACTGACAGGCACCCAATGAAGATGAAGAGAGCTGAGCCCAGTAGCTCCACTACACAGGGCTGTAGGTACCGTTCGTACCAGTGAGATTGATGCAAGTCATACCTGCTCTCCAGATCTTTCTCCGTGGTTTTCATGCTCTCTGTCTTTGACTCACACATAGGGACAACTGGTGGAAAGAAAATATAGGTCAGTGGTTCTCAACATCTTTGGGCTCCTCCACCACCTTGcctaaaacaaaattttctagtctcaaaatataaagacatttatattttttgcCCAGTCATTACCATATTTTCGTTAAAAACACCAGTTTTAAAGCCATAAGGCATGCAGGTGAGTACCcattctgacacttactagttgtgtggtccTGGgggaaagttttcatttctttaaggctcagtctcctcatctataaaatggggacaataataattCCATTATCTAGATCACGGAATGTTGTGAGGAAAAGACTTTGTAACTTTTAAAGACTTAGAAAAATGAGAACTcttgttattattactgttatgctatagtgatttttaaaaattcactagaAATGGAACCCTGTGCTCCTCTTATAGGAATAGTCTCCCATGGGATAAAGAGGAGTAACCATAGGCTGCCAATAGattcatttcatttccattttaaagaaaaaattaagaagattgTCAAAATTAAAGAGACAATAATGTTAACTTACATTTTCTTACAGGTCCTCTTCTCTCAGAAAGCTGAAAGTAAATAATCTTCTTGCTTCTGTAGGCTGAAGTTTAAGATTTCTTCCTGTGATGCAGTTATCTCCTAGAGATGAATTTTTTAGTGGCTCTGCACTCCCAAAGGTTGGGCTTTTAAGAGGCTAGAGAACTTACCCTCGTGCTGAGACAGTCATAAAATAAAGGAGGGGGCTCCTCTGGAAAGAGAAGTGGAAATTCACCTTATCTCAATAAGGCTAGAGTTCAAGGATCACTAAGCTCTCTGCCAACAGAGGAAAATACAACTTTTTTTGCTGCATGATGTACCCAGAGTTCTCTGTGAGATTGCACGATCACGGAAGCCTGTAAAGGGGGAGACAGAGGCACTCAGAAAAAAAGGGCACAAGAAAGCAAAGTCATTGATCTGTGTCTGAAATGGGTAGTTGGAAAACTATCACATATCTTTTAATAAGAGAGGTAAAAAAttgaacaaacaaaaagagatCATGGGATATGACAGAAAAAATGCTGGATCTAGAaaaagagacctgagttcaaatcccactccaCATACATGCTAACTACATGGGACTAGAGGCTATCACTTACCACTcataacctcagtttcctcacccataTAATAGCAATCATAATACTTGTGCCAGTTATTTCAtaggattattgtaaggaaatcactttgtgaattttaaagtatCACTAAAATCTGTTAgtattttataatcatttaacttattattattctcacttgtTGATAATTTACAGTTTAATGGTACTTTATAATTGTGAAATGCTTAACATAACTTATCTTATTATTTTCTATGGACAGACATCCTTATAAGCTCATGtccatttgaaaataaagaaatcaagacTGAAGGAGGtaaagaattattaaatatttgagttGGGAAGGACCTTAAAACAACAGAGAATGTTAGacttgaaagggactttagagcaCAGAACTTAAAACATTAGGTTTGAAGTCTTTAGCATTGACTGTCAGAGCCAGAAGGAACATTAGAACATAGACTTTTAGAGCTATAAGGAatattaaaacagagaaagaaacactGGATATTACCTTCAGTCTCAATGTCTGAGATGTCATTGCTTGTAATTTGGGGGTTTGGTTTTTTGTGCActctttttattatctttcctgacttctcagaactGCAGGTCTGCTTTGCCCTGACTTGAAACAAATTTCATGAGCTAGTTTGTTTCCTGAATGGATGTGAATTCTTTCAACCATAAGCCAATTTCTCTTAAGTGTTGAAAACCTGGACCAAAAATCCCCTTGCTCcccacataaacaaaacaaaacagacaaacaaaaaaacacctttgTATTCTGCAACATTGGAAAGTCCAATTCCAACATTAAGCAATAAAGTACCGCACATTTTGTCAGCTAGTCCATTACTAGAACAAGGTTAGCATCCCAGGGATTTCTGGCTCTTACAGCTAAAGTACTTCAATAGGTCTGGTCTctccaaaaatatgtttcaatggttctataaaaaatgaggcagggaagctaggtggcgcagtggatagagcaccagccctgaagtcagaaagatctgagttcaaatttgaccttagacagcttcctagctgtgtgaccctgggcaagttacttcaccccaattgcatcagaaaaaaaaaaaaatcagaaaaaaaaaaaatcattcaaaaatgaGGCAAAGTGTTTGTGAAGCATAAATGTCTACTATatgaaacattttggcacttctAAAAGTCTAAGGTTAATTTGGAAAcacaaaaatatgtttataataaaCTGGATTTATTCATGTTACCATATTTGGTAACCTGGGAGTAAGTGTTCTTTGTACAGTCATTAACTCTGTGTGACTTTGTATGAGACAGTCAACCTCTtgccttcagttttctcatctgtaagtgAGGGTTTTGACCTAGATTatctctttcaaatattttcctagttacatgtaaaaacaaatttttaacattttaacatttaacaatttaaacaggggcagctaggtgttgcagtggatagagcaccagccctgaattcaggaggacccgagttcaaatgtggtctcagacacttaacacttcctagctgtgtgaccctgggcaagtcacttaaccccagcctcagaaaaaggaaaaaaaaaaaaaaaaagcaatttaaacaaaatttttaataaaaacataaatgttttatgaaagcttttaattttcgaaacatatgcatggataatttttcaacactgaacccttgtgttccatatttttcttccctttcccccaccactcccctagatggcaagtaatccaatatatgtttaacattgattttttaaaaatttaagcttcaaattctctccttccctttcctctctttccctgagatgataagcaatttgatacagattatacatattcaatcatgcaagacatatttccatattaatcatattatgaaagaaaacagaccaaaaaaatcctacaaaaaaatatacaaagtgaaaaacagcatgtttttttttgctttcaaactccaccaatttttttctgtagaggtagataacatttttttcattgtgagTCATTTGGAATggttttgaatcattgtattgcttagaaTAGCTAACTCATCATCTTCATACAATGTTGCTTGggattgtgtacaatgttctcctgcttctgctcacttcactttgtatcaattcacgTAGGCCCATATTTTCCACATGACCTTTAAACTTGGATATTCTttgttctaaagtctcttccagctcctaAGGTTCTATATCTTTCTCTATCCAATTTAGAATTATTGTTTATTCATTGgaaaggaacaaaataaataaggacaAAATAAACTAACCAGAATCATGTAGGCCAGAATCAGATTGGAGGTCCCTCAATAGTTTTTGAAGTTAAGAAAggaacatgaaaataaatattacctccatacacacacacacacacacacacacacacacacacacacacacacaggaaatgAGTTGCAATTTGGAGAtatgtgtctatacatatatgcatacataaatatgtgtgagTGCATCCTATCAATATATCTCtcatatattttttcctgaacTTTATGGTTAAAGTAATCTTTCCTGTCACAAGATATTAATCTTAGGAAGGCCTTTCAATGGATCTTTTCTTGCTGAAGTTCAAACACCCTGCCCTTGAGCCTGAATCCTAATCTAAAGGATCCTTTTCTCTGCCCTGTCCCCCACATAAGCCCTGAATTTTAGgctgttgtttcattttttttcatcctatCATTTGTcataaatgtaattaaatattaatgtgctataaaaagtgaaaaacatcATGGCTGTtgaaagaagcatggaaagatttacatgatctaATATAGAGTGAATTAAAAAATGTATACACTGCCTACAATAACGTAAACAGAATGAACTACAAAACAACTAAAAGTGAGTGGTACAAACTTACAAAGAATAAGCATGACTCcatagaagaaatatgagaagacaccTCCACTGCACTGCTTTGCAGAGGTGGGACTTCTATGGTGTGatacattatacatatttttagacTTTTATGATATGTGGAAcagttttactgatttttttctcttctcctcttaaaaaaaattaacactttagaaatattaggTGAATCACTTAATTCCCAAAATTACAATTTaactttgaaaaacattttctacTACTATCTATATTTCCCTTGCCTTATAGatgaaaagaaatgtattttcaatGGACCCAGTTTAGTACTTTCCTGTATTCTTAAATTCCAGCCTTTCTGGCTCTTGAGGTGGGTTTGGGTGCAGGGAGAGGAACACTGggagaaatgttgatgatttaaaagtcaaaaaattttaaaaaccaataatttttaatgaaatcttcTGACCACTAATTATATAACAGTGTTGACATTGTGTTGTCAAAGATTATTTCAATAAAGTAAAGACTCAGGGGGTCCTACAACAACCAGGAAACATCTAAAGTAAGGGTTGAGCATTGGTGTAATCAATCATTcacaacaagtgtttattaagttctACTACTAAGTTCTGTGCTAGGGACTGAGAatataatacaaaaatgaaacagttcctatTCTGAAGGAACTGTGTCTGCTAGTACAACTAAGCTAGTACGTGCAGAAATATGATACCAACCTAAGAATGTCCACTGGATGATGAAACTTTTTGGTCACAATAAGTCCCAAAGACAATCTGTTATGGATTGGGAAGGTTGAGATCTTCATTATTGGAGAGAGGACCCACAGTGATAAAAATCAtgtttttggtggttttttttgtttatttgtttgtttggggttgTTTCTTTTTAAGTACTGACATACATGTTAGAGAGTGGGAAAGCCATTTTaaatgagaggaaagagagagtacAGCAAGGTACTGTTATAAGTATAATAAGaacctagagaaggaaaaatttgtaTAGTTGAGAATATTACTGACTCTGGAAATTCCTGAGGCCCTTTCAGGGGGTCTTCAA
This sequence is a window from Sminthopsis crassicaudata isolate SCR6 chromosome 1, ASM4859323v1, whole genome shotgun sequence. Protein-coding genes within it:
- the AQP8 gene encoding aquaporin-8 isoform X2, with the translated sequence MCESKTESMKTTEKDLESRYDLHQSHWYERYLQPCVVELLGSALFIFIGCLSVIENVEGLGRLQPALAHGLALGLTIAFLGNISGGHFNPAVSLAVTLIGGLNYMMLIPYCISQLCGGIIGAALAKAVSTEESFLNASGAAFTTIRENGQVSGAVVAEIFMTLFLVLAVCMGAINEKTKSPLAPFCIGFTVTVDILAGGAISGACMNPARAFGPAVMSNYWNYQWVYWLGPLASSVIAGILIRLFIGDRKIRLFLKQL
- the AQP8 gene encoding aquaporin-8 isoform X1, giving the protein MRRLSLKEMKTFPQDHTTIVPMCESKTESMKTTEKDLESRYDLHQSHWYERYLQPCVVELLGSALFIFIGCLSVIENVEGLGRLQPALAHGLALGLTIAFLGNISGGHFNPAVSLAVTLIGGLNYMMLIPYCISQLCGGIIGAALAKAVSTEESFLNASGAAFTTIRENGQVSGAVVAEIFMTLFLVLAVCMGAINEKTKSPLAPFCIGFTVTVDILAGGAISGACMNPARAFGPAVMSNYWNYQWVYWLGPLASSVIAGILIRLFIGDRKIRLFLKQL